In one Mucilaginibacter ginsenosidivorax genomic region, the following are encoded:
- a CDS encoding SusC/RagA family TonB-linked outer membrane protein — protein sequence MKLTIIMMIIGLAHVSAKSYAQLITLHEKNVSIEKVLSLIEKQSGYHFIYDDKLDVLKSRTLNISVEKQTIGNVLDQCFNGIPVSYKIFQKTIALKEAEQLQSEKPVIIIQKISGTVTDDKGAPLPGASVMLKDAKKGTVTNTTGEFSIDAKPGDVLVISFIGFQTREIKIGSQSNIEIKMTALTNALSEMVVVGYSTTSKHKLTSAVVTVSGDELNKRVATSPSTLLQGKLPGLQVIQGSGEPGAENVQLTIRGTGTFSGAGSNPLVIVDGLPGSLDALNANDIESISVLKDASSAAIYGSRGANGVIVVKTKRGKAGSLAVQYTYNFGISNATKLPDVVTNSATYMQLSNEARANSSLAPLYTQAQIDLYKNATDRVKYPNHNWLNDIFRTAYTQNHYLNMSGGKDSTTYSVGIGITNQPGVMRGFDYKKYTLSLGLNSKLNKRITFGSDIQMRYGKKLNPENGASDQFLSTLAQSPLYPAQADGKWIKKAYSNELGNKNPVAIVDEDIRTRGDDKYVQGNLSLDIDLFKGLRWENKAGFNYGIYKFNDFRPIIPTYYYSDMSPAGNLDDGSPGLNVGNSDNLYTVYYSQLTYKKSIGAHNISAFAGLQQEKNTASNLNASRTQYVTNFLRELDAGPSDGQTNGGTSSAWAISSLYGSANYDYDDKYLLGANIRYDGTSRLPSDTRYGTFYSFSGGWRISKESFLADISWLNDLKIRGSWGQLGNQNIGTYPYQPILSGANYAFGGTVTSGFISNTLVDPNLTWETTRVTDVGFDMTALNNKLVVSADYFNKYTFDILRGSQVPYYVGLNPPIINDGAVRNKGFEFAVQYNDRIGKDFTYSVGLNLQTYKNKLERYGSKDISDHSIMQEGHELGAYYMYVWDGIFQSQAEIDNSPKQPVTPTPGDLKIKDVNGDGKIDANDRTYVGGRFPSYQYSANLGAGYRGFDFSAQIYGSQGQKAYVNGWGIEPFRQGSIPTTDWLNRWTPTNHTNTMPKIYVADGYAPVQNYPSTYFLKDASFMRLKSVQLGYTFPMAILNKISIKSLRVFVAADNVFTVSKYPGLDPERVGDGSYVTYPQNRTITFGASIKL from the coding sequence ATGAAACTAACGATTATCATGATGATTATAGGACTTGCGCATGTAAGTGCGAAAAGCTATGCGCAGCTGATAACCCTTCATGAGAAGAATGTATCTATAGAAAAAGTTTTATCACTTATAGAAAAACAGAGCGGATATCATTTTATATATGATGACAAGCTTGATGTTCTTAAATCCAGAACTTTAAATATCAGTGTCGAAAAGCAAACTATCGGCAATGTACTTGACCAGTGTTTTAACGGAATTCCGGTTAGTTATAAAATATTCCAAAAAACTATTGCTTTAAAAGAAGCGGAGCAATTACAAAGTGAAAAGCCGGTTATTATTATTCAAAAGATCAGCGGAACAGTTACAGATGACAAAGGCGCGCCATTGCCCGGTGCATCGGTTATGTTAAAAGATGCAAAAAAAGGTACAGTAACTAATACCACCGGGGAATTTTCGATTGACGCTAAACCAGGCGATGTACTTGTTATTTCTTTCATAGGGTTTCAAACCAGGGAAATTAAAATTGGTTCGCAATCCAATATTGAAATCAAGATGACCGCGCTCACCAATGCGTTAAGTGAAATGGTTGTTGTAGGCTACAGTACTACAAGCAAACACAAGCTCACCAGCGCCGTGGTTACAGTGTCTGGCGACGAGCTGAACAAAAGGGTGGCCACTTCTCCTTCAACCTTATTACAAGGCAAGCTCCCTGGTTTACAGGTTATTCAGGGTTCGGGTGAGCCTGGAGCCGAAAATGTTCAGCTTACAATCAGGGGCACCGGTACCTTCAGTGGTGCAGGTTCCAACCCTTTAGTAATTGTAGACGGGCTGCCCGGGAGCCTGGATGCGCTGAACGCGAATGACATTGAGTCGATCTCGGTGTTGAAGGATGCATCCTCCGCAGCGATTTACGGATCACGGGGAGCAAACGGTGTGATTGTGGTAAAAACCAAGAGAGGCAAAGCCGGCAGCCTTGCTGTTCAATACACCTACAATTTCGGTATTTCCAACGCAACCAAACTTCCGGATGTGGTAACCAATTCTGCCACTTATATGCAATTATCCAATGAGGCCCGTGCCAATTCTTCATTAGCGCCATTATATACGCAAGCTCAGATTGATTTATATAAAAATGCGACAGATAGGGTGAAATATCCTAACCATAACTGGCTTAATGATATCTTTCGCACCGCGTACACCCAAAATCATTACCTCAACATGAGCGGCGGTAAAGATAGCACAACCTACAGTGTTGGCATTGGCATCACCAATCAGCCTGGTGTTATGAGAGGGTTCGACTATAAAAAATATACACTTTCCCTGGGGTTGAATTCGAAACTTAACAAGAGAATAACCTTTGGCAGCGATATACAAATGCGTTATGGCAAAAAGCTCAACCCCGAGAATGGTGCAAGTGACCAATTCCTTTCTACTTTGGCGCAATCTCCTTTGTATCCGGCGCAGGCGGATGGAAAATGGATAAAGAAAGCCTATTCAAATGAGCTGGGCAATAAAAACCCTGTGGCAATTGTGGATGAAGACATCAGGACCCGCGGAGATGACAAATACGTACAGGGTAACCTATCGTTGGATATTGATCTTTTCAAGGGCCTGAGATGGGAGAATAAAGCGGGATTTAATTATGGTATTTATAAATTCAATGATTTCAGACCAATTATACCTACCTATTATTATAGCGACATGAGCCCTGCAGGGAATCTTGACGACGGATCACCCGGCTTGAATGTAGGCAACTCTGACAATTTATATACCGTTTATTACAGTCAGCTTACGTATAAAAAAAGCATTGGAGCCCATAATATTTCTGCATTTGCCGGCCTTCAGCAGGAGAAAAATACGGCCAGCAACCTTAATGCATCAAGAACTCAGTATGTAACAAATTTCCTGAGAGAACTTGATGCAGGGCCTTCTGACGGACAGACGAACGGCGGCACATCTTCGGCATGGGCAATCAGTTCTTTATATGGCAGTGCCAATTATGATTACGATGATAAATATTTGCTCGGCGCCAATATCAGGTATGATGGAACGTCCCGGTTGCCGTCCGATACCCGGTATGGAACGTTTTACTCATTTTCAGGTGGATGGAGAATTTCAAAAGAAAGTTTCCTTGCAGATATTTCCTGGTTGAACGACCTTAAGATTCGCGGCTCCTGGGGACAATTGGGTAACCAGAATATCGGAACATATCCCTATCAGCCCATATTATCGGGCGCTAATTATGCTTTTGGCGGTACCGTTACTTCTGGTTTTATTTCCAATACACTGGTTGACCCGAACCTTACCTGGGAAACTACCCGGGTAACCGATGTGGGTTTTGATATGACTGCTCTTAATAATAAGCTGGTTGTATCTGCCGATTATTTTAATAAATATACTTTCGATATTTTAAGGGGTTCACAGGTGCCTTACTACGTTGGCCTGAACCCTCCCATAATAAATGATGGCGCCGTAAGGAATAAAGGCTTCGAATTTGCAGTTCAGTACAATGACAGAATTGGTAAAGATTTTACCTATTCTGTAGGATTAAACCTGCAAACCTATAAAAACAAGCTCGAGAGATATGGATCAAAAGATATTAGCGACCATAGCATTATGCAAGAGGGGCATGAACTGGGTGCCTATTACATGTATGTTTGGGATGGTATATTCCAAAGCCAGGCCGAGATTGACAATTCTCCAAAACAGCCGGTTACCCCTACTCCGGGCGATTTAAAAATAAAGGATGTAAATGGTGACGGGAAAATAGATGCCAACGACCGGACCTATGTAGGCGGTAGGTTCCCATCCTATCAATATTCGGCTAATTTAGGGGCTGGCTACAGGGGATTCGACTTTAGTGCGCAGATTTATGGTTCGCAGGGCCAGAAAGCATATGTCAACGGCTGGGGCATTGAGCCTTTCAGACAGGGCTCTATTCCAACAACAGACTGGTTGAACCGCTGGACACCAACCAACCACACAAACACGATGCCTAAGATATATGTAGCAGATGGCTATGCACCTGTGCAGAATTATCCGTCTACTTATTTCCTGAAGGATGCTTCTTTCATGCGGCTGAAAAGCGTACAGCTTGGGTATACATTTCCAATGGCAATACTCAATAAGATTTCCATTAAAAGCCTCCGCGTTTTTGTAGCTGCTGATAACGTTTTCACCGTCAGTAAATATCCGGGTTTGGATCCGGAGCGTGTTGGGGACGGAAGCTATGTAACCTATCCGCAAAACAGGACAATAACCTTTGGTGCATCCATTAAACTTTAA
- a CDS encoding FecR family protein, with the protein MNQEKFKALFEQYLNDSILPGGLSELREAIQDERYRELLDDLLKNAFNEPAFAEADDEARQSVLNAISSRINQQDDTELRDADKRRLIPYRWLTGVAALLFLAIGAGWFFLRNNDKGHKENTYAHNIKPGINKATLTLANGKKLVLTDSLQGQLASEAGVKISKTKQGQIVYTIAPGEDSNHQALQYNTLTTKESEQFQVILPDGSHVWLDAASSLKYPVAFSGNERKVELTGQGYFEVSHNAAMPFIVKTPKTEVQVLGTHFNVSAYNDDQDTRTTLLEGAVRIKSKQAAAVLKPGEQAILNDKGQLTVNKDIDAEMEIAWKNGLFDFKKAGIEQIMVKASRWYDIKVKYEGKIPKTKLTGRMSRNVDIAELLGILEFEGIKFRVEGKNITVID; encoded by the coding sequence ATGAACCAGGAAAAATTTAAAGCATTATTTGAACAATATCTCAATGATAGCATTCTACCCGGAGGCCTTTCGGAATTGCGGGAAGCTATTCAGGATGAACGCTACCGGGAATTATTGGATGATTTGCTTAAAAATGCATTTAACGAACCTGCTTTTGCTGAGGCAGATGATGAGGCCAGGCAATCCGTTTTAAACGCCATCAGTTCCAGGATCAACCAGCAGGACGATACTGAATTAAGAGATGCTGATAAAAGGCGCTTAATACCTTACCGCTGGTTAACCGGTGTTGCGGCCTTGTTATTTCTGGCTATAGGCGCAGGATGGTTTTTTTTGCGGAATAACGATAAAGGACACAAAGAAAACACTTATGCCCATAATATAAAACCAGGCATCAACAAAGCCACGCTAACCCTTGCAAATGGTAAAAAACTGGTACTTACTGATTCCCTGCAAGGGCAACTGGCCAGTGAAGCGGGGGTTAAAATCAGTAAAACAAAGCAAGGCCAGATTGTTTATACTATTGCGCCGGGTGAAGATAGCAACCATCAGGCACTGCAATATAACACCCTAACTACAAAAGAAAGCGAACAATTCCAGGTAATACTTCCCGATGGTTCCCATGTTTGGTTGGATGCTGCCTCGTCCCTAAAATATCCTGTAGCCTTTAGCGGAAATGAACGCAAAGTAGAATTAACCGGACAAGGCTATTTTGAAGTGAGCCATAATGCGGCTATGCCCTTCATTGTAAAAACGCCCAAAACCGAAGTGCAGGTATTAGGGACACATTTCAATGTTTCGGCATATAATGACGATCAGGATACCAGAACAACCCTGCTTGAGGGCGCTGTTAGAATAAAAAGTAAGCAGGCTGCTGCTGTGTTAAAACCTGGCGAACAAGCTATTTTAAATGATAAAGGACAGCTAACGGTAAATAAGGATATAGATGCAGAAATGGAGATTGCCTGGAAAAACGGGCTGTTTGATTTCAAAAAAGCCGGTATTGAGCAAATTATGGTAAAGGCATCGCGCTGGTATGATATTAAGGTTAAATATGAAGGAAAAATCCCTAAAACAAAGCTTACCGGAAGAATGTCGCGTAACGTAGACATAGCTGAGTTATTGGGGATATTAGAATTTGAAGGAATTAAATTCCGGGTAGAAGGAAAAAATATTACTGTTATTGATTAA
- a CDS encoding RNA polymerase sigma factor yields MQVKPLYDQQHIRARVALGDRQAFALFFNYHWPQVYSTGLRLTKSPEKAQDLAQDIFIKLWENRHKLIEIKEEDAYVYILSRNVVLDFLRKKVFDTENIEALIDYFKDSTITPQEKLEYNELENTLKFAIDQLPGKVKDVFMLSRVDGLTHEQIAKQLSISVVSSKTYVVRALQDIRKFMALHTDNSTIIFAAGTILYGVLK; encoded by the coding sequence TTGCAGGTAAAGCCATTGTATGATCAGCAACATATACGCGCCAGAGTAGCCCTTGGAGACCGGCAGGCTTTTGCCTTATTTTTTAACTACCATTGGCCACAGGTTTATAGTACTGGTTTGAGACTGACTAAATCGCCTGAAAAGGCCCAGGACCTTGCGCAGGATATTTTTATTAAGCTTTGGGAAAACCGGCATAAGCTAATAGAAATAAAGGAAGAAGATGCCTATGTTTATATTTTATCGCGTAATGTTGTTCTTGATTTTCTGCGAAAAAAGGTTTTCGATACCGAAAATATTGAAGCCTTGATTGATTACTTTAAAGACAGTACCATTACTCCACAGGAGAAGCTTGAATATAACGAGTTGGAAAATACCCTTAAATTCGCTATCGATCAATTGCCGGGAAAAGTAAAAGATGTATTTATGCTTAGCAGGGTTGATGGCCTTACCCATGAACAAATTGCCAAACAACTAAGTATATCTGTAGTATCGTCCAAAACCTATGTGGTGAGAGCGCTGCAGGACATCCGCAAATTCATGGCTTTACACACCGATAACAGTACAATCATTTTTGCCGCCGGAACTATTTTGTACGGTGTGTTAAAATAA
- a CDS encoding TPM domain-containing protein, with product MKRIFTFILLLPALLAVAQIPRPLKNTYVNDFAHVLTKADIKLLNQQIFKVEKESGIQLAVVLVKKLPAQYDIKDFSLLVGRKWHVGTQKRGLVYVAAINQHLQRIEVARNLDSVFTGPKCAAILAAMKDAYRNQDYTGGLQILVTKVHDEVAPAATPAVQNPATATPQAGAPAPDDNDTLHLMIGLLAIFGLPLLLFIYFYSRRLRQNRINRFYNTQQNNPGYNPNYNQPPNYGPNNYGANNYGPGYGPGYGQPQTGSRALRNFAAGAIIGGAAGYAARAIQDNMNADNQQNFNNDNMPPADNQPLDDNDNTPGNWGNWGSGDSSGGGSDYDSSSGSSYDSSGDSGSSGDSGFSSSDDSSGATSSW from the coding sequence ATGAAGCGCATTTTTACTTTCATTTTGTTGTTGCCAGCGTTACTTGCCGTAGCACAAATACCCAGGCCATTAAAAAATACCTATGTAAATGATTTTGCACATGTATTAACCAAAGCGGATATTAAATTATTAAACCAGCAGATATTTAAAGTAGAGAAAGAATCGGGCATACAGCTGGCTGTTGTGCTGGTAAAAAAACTCCCGGCCCAATATGATATTAAAGATTTTTCGCTGCTGGTCGGCCGTAAATGGCATGTAGGAACTCAAAAAAGGGGCCTGGTTTATGTAGCGGCCATTAACCAGCACCTGCAGCGTATTGAAGTAGCCCGCAATCTCGATTCGGTTTTTACCGGCCCAAAATGCGCGGCGATACTGGCAGCCATGAAAGATGCCTACCGCAACCAGGATTATACCGGCGGGCTGCAAATTTTAGTGACCAAAGTACATGACGAGGTTGCCCCTGCAGCTACCCCCGCCGTGCAAAACCCGGCAACAGCTACGCCGCAAGCCGGAGCACCGGCGCCAGATGACAACGATACCTTACACCTGATGATAGGATTGCTGGCCATTTTTGGGTTGCCCTTGTTGCTGTTTATATATTTTTATAGCCGCAGGCTTAGGCAAAACCGCATAAACCGGTTTTACAACACGCAACAAAACAACCCTGGCTATAACCCTAATTATAATCAGCCACCCAACTATGGGCCAAATAATTATGGCGCCAATAATTACGGACCAGGATATGGCCCTGGCTATGGCCAGCCACAAACGGGTAGCAGGGCCTTGCGCAATTTTGCTGCCGGGGCTATAATAGGCGGCGCGGCCGGTTACGCCGCCCGCGCAATTCAGGATAATATGAATGCTGATAATCAGCAAAACTTTAACAATGATAATATGCCCCCGGCCGATAACCAGCCGCTGGATGATAATGATAATACGCCCGGCAATTGGGGTAACTGGGGTTCGGGCGATAGTTCAGGCGGCGGTTCTGATTATGACAGCTCGTCGGGCAGTTCGTACGATAGTTCGGGCGATAGTGGCAGCTCAGGTGATAGCGGCTTTAGCAGCAGCGATGACAGCAGCGGCGCCACTTCAAGCTGGTAG
- a CDS encoding metallophosphoesterase family protein, protein MKKLLLLLLTALALPGYAQTKSILVLSDVHVNLSLGNTNSYHLDADSTLFLSAINSVGSQKFPFIILPGDMLWHEKGPIKKHDTAVMKQTFKYVLDHLKKLDKNAVILPALGNNDCIDHDSSDRATNALFYNAMLRPIDHNHAIYRDFMAGGYYKYSKGDWTFIMLNTVIFLSSASDPGVKAKKELSWLGAALQDAKRTHKKVWMVYHVPPGMDRYSNTPSWHNNVENMYLDTIKKYAQVIRFQLAGHTHMDDYRLITNKGRLISYIDIAPGLCSRNGNNPAYQVIQYNSTSKVVNRVNTYYTDSLHRDWHTFAFKDFSFKFLTSAYDPASVEGKRFVENYFTNRKQKKPKEGEQIIAWDPRFYQQSAIKIK, encoded by the coding sequence ATGAAAAAGCTGCTTCTATTATTGCTTACCGCGCTGGCGCTGCCGGGTTACGCCCAAACAAAATCTATACTTGTATTATCAGATGTGCATGTTAATTTAAGCTTAGGCAATACCAACTCCTATCATTTGGATGCCGACAGTACGCTTTTCCTTTCGGCAATTAACAGTGTTGGTTCCCAAAAATTCCCCTTCATTATTTTGCCCGGCGATATGTTGTGGCACGAGAAAGGGCCAATAAAAAAACATGATACTGCCGTTATGAAGCAAACATTTAAGTATGTGCTTGACCATTTGAAAAAATTAGATAAAAATGCAGTTATTTTACCTGCCCTGGGCAATAATGACTGCATTGATCATGATAGTTCTGACAGGGCAACCAATGCCTTGTTTTATAACGCGATGTTACGCCCGATAGACCATAACCATGCAATATACAGGGATTTTATGGCTGGTGGCTATTACAAATACAGCAAAGGCGATTGGACGTTCATTATGCTTAACACAGTGATTTTTTTAAGTTCGGCATCTGACCCGGGCGTTAAGGCGAAAAAAGAATTATCATGGTTGGGCGCGGCATTACAGGATGCTAAACGGACGCATAAAAAGGTTTGGATGGTTTATCATGTTCCGCCCGGAATGGACAGGTACAGCAATACACCGTCATGGCACAACAACGTCGAGAACATGTATTTAGATACTATAAAGAAATACGCACAGGTTATCAGGTTTCAGTTGGCCGGGCATACCCACATGGACGATTACAGGCTAATAACCAATAAAGGAAGGCTAATTTCTTACATCGATATTGCCCCGGGACTATGTTCAAGAAATGGGAACAATCCCGCGTACCAGGTTATACAATACAATAGCACGAGTAAGGTTGTAAACAGAGTGAATACTTACTACACGGATTCGTTACATCGCGACTGGCATACTTTCGCCTTTAAGGATTTCAGTTTTAAATTCCTGACGTCGGCCTATGATCCTGCAAGTGTGGAAGGCAAGCGTTTTGTAGAGAACTATTTTACCAACAGGAAGCAAAAGAAGCCGAAGGAAGGTGAGCAAATTATTGCCTGGGATCCGCGCTTCTACCAACAATCGGCAATTAAAATAAAGTAG
- a CDS encoding DUF4267 domain-containing protein → MTTKISYAIAFLLGLGMVFLGARFFFSPEVATAAFGIRFNANGDYAFHHIKGIRDIFSGILLCALVLMKERRALGVMLFVATIIPVSDMLTVLGKSYTGLQQATPHIVASIICSVVGILLLTAKPQTKSL, encoded by the coding sequence ATGACAACAAAAATTTCTTATGCAATTGCATTTTTACTTGGCCTGGGAATGGTATTCCTGGGAGCCCGCTTTTTTTTCTCTCCCGAAGTAGCAACAGCCGCTTTCGGCATCCGCTTTAACGCCAATGGGGATTACGCCTTTCATCACATCAAAGGTATAAGGGATATATTTTCCGGGATCCTGTTATGCGCATTGGTTCTGATGAAGGAGCGCCGCGCCCTTGGCGTAATGTTGTTTGTGGCTACCATCATCCCGGTTTCAGATATGCTGACTGTACTTGGTAAAAGCTATACGGGTTTGCAACAAGCGACGCCACATATCGTAGCAAGCATCATTTGTTCGGTGGTGGGCATCCTGTTATTAACAGCAAAACCCCAAACAAAATCATTATAA
- a CDS encoding NIPSNAP family protein, which produces MEQLRIYTLADKETAAQYFTTNWARHRINLPKFGFAVKGVWIGNTPGIANQVIALVSFPDNADVDEMTERYLKSPEFAADTADFDRNKITNVETKILRCAS; this is translated from the coding sequence ATGGAACAATTAAGAATTTATACGCTTGCTGATAAAGAAACAGCCGCACAGTATTTTACAACAAACTGGGCCAGGCACAGGATAAACCTTCCGAAGTTTGGCTTCGCCGTCAAAGGTGTTTGGATCGGCAATACCCCCGGCATCGCCAACCAGGTTATCGCCCTCGTATCTTTTCCAGACAATGCCGATGTGGATGAAATGACCGAACGCTATTTGAAAAGCCCGGAGTTTGCCGCCGATACCGCAGACTTTGACAGAAACAAAATTACAAACGTAGAAACCAAAATTTTAAGGTGTGCAAGCTAA
- a CDS encoding Crp/Fnr family transcriptional regulator, translated as MINSLLNSIQKVITLSPEEIDTVTSLFKEKTYKKGEYFLEEGRICKQVGFVAKGLMRFYINHDGEEKIYDFSQENEFVCNYESFLPQAPSSKNIQALEDSIVFVISHADLQLFYANVSGGERFGRMAIEAVFVKMLQDISSLYSETPELRYERFLKNHADLQQRISQYHIASFVGVKPQSLSRIRKRIFTQF; from the coding sequence ATGATAAATAGCTTGCTAAACAGCATACAAAAGGTGATTACGCTCAGCCCGGAAGAGATAGATACCGTAACCTCGTTATTTAAGGAGAAAACTTACAAAAAGGGAGAATATTTTTTAGAAGAAGGACGGATTTGCAAACAAGTAGGATTTGTAGCAAAAGGATTAATGCGGTTCTATATTAACCATGACGGAGAAGAAAAAATATACGACTTTTCCCAGGAAAATGAATTTGTATGTAACTATGAAAGTTTTCTGCCCCAGGCCCCATCTTCAAAAAACATTCAGGCTTTAGAGGACAGTATCGTATTTGTGATCTCGCACGCCGACCTTCAACTATTTTATGCGAATGTTAGTGGCGGCGAGCGTTTTGGCAGGATGGCCATCGAAGCAGTTTTCGTAAAAATGCTACAGGACATCAGTTCGTTATATTCAGAAACACCTGAACTCCGTTACGAGCGTTTTTTGAAAAATCATGCCGATCTGCAGCAAAGGATTTCCCAGTACCATATCGCCTCATTTGTTGGGGTAAAACCACAATCACTCAGCCGTATACGTAAAAGAATTTTTACACAGTTCTGA
- a CDS encoding IS4 family transposase: MNYDVLNELVLDIDLDKSRFSERDLALRHKHHWQANDLIIYDRGYPSFEFINEHVQASINYLMRVKTCHSNLIKAFVASGKKSEIAIMCPDQDKSFKGKPYTRKHTIQVRLIRVDLPGSETEILITSLLDSRKYPAKMFMKLYFMRWGVETFYDELKNKLKVEYFSGYSDTAICQDLFCAVFISNLQSIIVNGLDDDLERINEKRELTYKINTNVSYGLLKNRVLDLLCQKTPLDHIYKELEDLFIKHTIPIRNNRTNPRHTEKYRYKAKPKVTKNHRDTI; this comes from the coding sequence ATGAATTATGATGTATTAAATGAATTGGTATTAGATATAGATTTGGATAAGTCCCGTTTTTCTGAACGCGACCTGGCATTGCGCCACAAGCACCATTGGCAAGCAAACGACCTGATCATTTATGACAGAGGATATCCTTCTTTTGAATTTATAAATGAACATGTACAGGCCAGTATTAATTACCTGATGAGGGTAAAAACATGTCATTCAAACCTTATAAAAGCATTTGTTGCCAGTGGCAAAAAGTCTGAAATAGCAATAATGTGTCCAGATCAGGATAAATCGTTCAAAGGGAAACCTTATACCAGAAAACACACTATTCAGGTTCGCTTAATTCGTGTCGATTTGCCTGGAAGTGAAACAGAGATATTGATAACGAGCTTGTTAGATAGTCGCAAATATCCTGCAAAAATGTTCATGAAGCTTTATTTCATGAGATGGGGAGTGGAAACTTTTTATGATGAGCTTAAAAACAAACTAAAGGTTGAGTACTTCTCCGGCTATTCAGATACCGCTATATGCCAGGATCTGTTTTGTGCCGTTTTTATCAGTAATCTACAATCTATTATAGTTAACGGGCTTGACGATGATCTCGAACGTATCAATGAAAAACGGGAGCTTACTTATAAGATAAATACCAATGTATCTTACGGGTTATTGAAAAACAGAGTATTAGACTTACTTTGTCAAAAAACGCCATTAGATCATATTTACAAAGAACTGGAAGACCTGTTTATCAAGCATACTATACCGATTAGAAACAATCGCACAAATCCTCGACACACAGAAAAATATCGATATAAAGCTAAACCCAAAGTCACCAAAAACCACCGAGATACTATATGA
- a CDS encoding transposase, producing the protein MHLDDVLEKIDNNLKDYGLAVEEIIADANYSSSDALQRLISRGITGYIPNTGTYKQERDGFKYDEENDRYICNQGNTLKFIGYKKHHCVSKTYMSKRSDCKKCAIREKCIGRASYKMLTNSLNRPLFDDMHKRIHEDYGRQMMTIRKSTVEPVIATLVEYLGMQKVHTIGIKLANKCMIMAGIAHNLKKLIKYGGNRLWQEILSLLEPFKTSDFITLKLDVRLK; encoded by the coding sequence ATCCATCTTGACGATGTACTTGAAAAAATTGATAATAACCTTAAAGATTACGGTCTTGCTGTAGAAGAGATCATTGCTGATGCCAATTATAGCAGTTCGGATGCCTTACAACGCCTTATTTCCAGGGGCATTACCGGGTATATTCCCAATACCGGAACCTATAAGCAAGAGCGCGATGGCTTTAAATATGATGAAGAAAATGACCGATACATATGCAACCAGGGAAATACTTTAAAGTTCATTGGCTACAAGAAACATCACTGTGTTTCAAAAACCTACATGAGCAAAAGATCTGATTGCAAAAAGTGCGCTATTCGTGAAAAATGTATTGGTAGGGCAAGCTATAAAATGCTAACTAACTCGTTAAACAGGCCATTATTTGATGACATGCATAAACGAATACATGAGGACTATGGAAGGCAAATGATGACCATCAGAAAAAGTACAGTAGAGCCAGTAATTGCCACATTAGTAGAATACTTAGGAATGCAGAAAGTGCATACGATCGGTATTAAACTAGCCAATAAATGTATGATAATGGCGGGAATTGCTCACAATCTTAAGAAGTTAATTAAATATGGAGGGAATAGGCTCTGGCAGGAGATTTTAAGCTTACTAGAGCCTTTTAAGACATCTGATTTTATTACGCTTAAATTAGATGTCAGGCTAAAATGA